In one window of Chryseobacterium phocaeense DNA:
- a CDS encoding OmpA family protein, with protein sequence MKLSLAIVALAMAIPAVSYAQDSTAVSNGEYPNTFSSGSANVSPFTNQSKRFNDWSISAGAGVPLMQSSDLTSIKNGNGKNLFGYSAYVSIDKAITHAFGLKLQYDRGETRQGWFNTKDAAPDAKAVGARTQYDAISLLGDINFSNLLRRVDNHSPYRWALHGYAGIGTIAYRAYQKDIKGQKLMTEVKPFKLGSMFMQAGAGLKYKINNRIDLEGRLMYVVTGDDEFDGGGDKYSVINRREEQVSDNFFNATLGISLKLGKHESHLMWHDPLQEIYYKLDVLANKNQDIEVCKKGDADNDGVCDDWDRQLDTPAGARVDGAGVALDTDLDGVIDLYDKCVTVPGPVENNGCPTTTAGPVVETETKLEGIEFDLNSDRILPSNTPILNNAVNYINSSTGSYSVIGATDTRGTDAYNQKLSERRANNVKNYLIKNGVQSGKINAVGKGEKDLKYPECEPATKCPEWKNRANRRVYFEAK encoded by the coding sequence ATGAAATTAAGTTTAGCAATTGTAGCATTAGCGATGGCAATACCAGCTGTAAGCTATGCACAAGACTCAACGGCAGTTTCAAATGGAGAATACCCGAACACATTTTCTTCCGGTTCTGCCAATGTTTCCCCGTTTACCAATCAATCAAAAAGATTTAACGACTGGTCTATCTCAGCAGGTGCCGGAGTTCCATTGATGCAATCCTCTGATTTGACCTCTATTAAGAACGGTAACGGTAAAAACCTTTTCGGATACTCTGCGTATGTAAGTATTGATAAAGCGATTACCCACGCATTCGGTTTGAAATTACAGTACGACAGAGGTGAAACAAGACAGGGGTGGTTCAATACAAAAGATGCTGCTCCGGATGCAAAAGCTGTAGGTGCAAGAACACAGTATGATGCAATCTCTTTATTGGGAGATATCAACTTCTCGAATCTTTTAAGAAGAGTAGACAACCATTCTCCTTACAGATGGGCACTTCACGGGTATGCAGGTATTGGTACCATAGCATACAGAGCGTACCAGAAAGACATTAAAGGACAAAAGCTGATGACTGAGGTTAAGCCATTCAAACTTGGATCTATGTTTATGCAGGCTGGTGCTGGTTTAAAGTATAAAATCAACAACAGAATTGACCTTGAAGGTAGATTAATGTATGTAGTAACCGGTGATGATGAATTCGACGGAGGCGGGGACAAATACAGTGTAATCAACAGACGTGAAGAGCAGGTATCTGATAACTTCTTCAATGCTACTTTAGGTATTTCACTAAAATTAGGAAAACACGAGTCTCACTTAATGTGGCATGACCCGCTTCAGGAAATCTATTACAAACTTGATGTTCTGGCTAACAAAAACCAGGATATTGAGGTATGTAAAAAAGGAGATGCTGATAACGACGGAGTTTGTGACGATTGGGACAGACAGCTTGATACTCCTGCAGGTGCAAGAGTGGATGGTGCCGGTGTAGCTCTTGATACTGACCTTGACGGAGTAATTGACCTTTACGATAAGTGTGTAACAGTTCCGGGACCTGTTGAAAACAACGGATGCCCTACCACTACTGCAGGACCTGTGGTAGAAACTGAAACAAAACTTGAAGGCATTGAGTTTGATCTGAATTCTGATAGAATTTTACCATCAAACACTCCTATCCTTAACAATGCCGTGAACTATATCAACTCTTCAACAGGTTCTTATAGCGTAATTGGTGCTACGGATACAAGAGGTACAGATGCATACAACCAGAAACTTTCTGAAAGAAGAGCAAATAACGTTAAAAATTATCTGATCAAAAACGGAGTTCAGTCTGGAAAAATCAACGCGGTAGGAAAAGGTGAAAAAGACCTTAAATATCCTGAGTGTGAGCCGGCTACTAAATGTCCTGAATGGAAAAACAGAGCCAACAGAAGAGTATACTTCGAAGCAAAATAA
- a CDS encoding RecQ family ATP-dependent DNA helicase translates to MISAQDFQKLKYDTLKYFWGYDSFRDSQEEIINAVINENDCLVLLPTGAGKSLCYQLPALMKEGTCLVISPLLALMKDQVSQLKQRGIEAEYLSSELDEYDAEAVYDRCKDGLTKLLYVSPERLTNTQFLQNIEEIQLSFIAVDEAHCISEWGQDFRPSYQNIKEFRKNHPKIPCLALTATATPKVLEEIKTKLELKKPTIFQKSFKRENIRIFMDEVSDKFQRVFDILKHNNDSGIVYVRTRKDAEMLAEFLKKNQVKNVDYFHAGLTTKEKNARQSLWNNSDNQVLISTNAFGMGIDKDNVRFVIHYSPAPSLENYYQEIGRAGRDGKDSYAFLLWNKQELLHFDEILKNQTPNKAEFLKIITYLYSIFQVAEYELPEKVFQLNIQGIQNFTRLSKAKISNVLNFLHNQEIIYHNDNKSLSSIELLFDAEEIDQLPQKDAYFIELLLRSISGITTHKVMFSEQQVSNKIGISVPLIKERLKELQQKQYLEYVDGALSSIKFLKPRDERTINSAYWKLFEHIQKNKIQKWEEIKFFIENNDYCKMKLILAYFGEKNSKNCGQCSVCEKNKQSIFGKNISQQIINLLAKKPSTIEELSVQLNYHSKNNILENLIYLLDSGKIKMLNFRTYALNHE, encoded by the coding sequence ATGATTTCTGCGCAGGATTTCCAAAAATTAAAATATGATACCCTCAAATATTTTTGGGGTTACGACAGTTTTAGAGATTCTCAGGAGGAGATTATTAATGCTGTCATTAATGAAAACGACTGCCTGGTCCTGCTTCCCACGGGTGCCGGAAAATCGCTCTGCTACCAGCTTCCTGCTTTAATGAAGGAAGGAACCTGTCTGGTGATCTCCCCCCTTCTGGCCCTGATGAAGGATCAGGTAAGCCAGTTAAAACAACGTGGCATTGAAGCGGAATACCTTTCTTCTGAGCTGGATGAATATGATGCAGAAGCCGTCTACGATCGTTGTAAAGACGGACTTACCAAGCTTTTATACGTATCGCCGGAAAGACTTACCAACACACAGTTTCTGCAGAATATTGAAGAAATTCAACTGTCATTTATTGCAGTAGATGAAGCCCACTGTATTTCCGAATGGGGCCAGGATTTCAGACCGAGCTACCAGAATATTAAAGAATTCAGGAAAAATCATCCAAAAATTCCATGTCTGGCCCTGACCGCTACTGCAACCCCGAAAGTGCTGGAAGAAATTAAAACCAAACTGGAATTAAAAAAGCCTACCATTTTTCAGAAAAGTTTTAAAAGAGAAAATATACGGATCTTTATGGATGAAGTCTCCGATAAATTTCAGCGCGTATTTGACATCTTAAAACATAATAACGATTCGGGAATTGTCTACGTAAGAACCAGAAAGGATGCAGAAATGCTGGCAGAATTCCTCAAAAAAAACCAGGTTAAAAATGTAGATTATTTTCACGCGGGTTTAACCACAAAAGAAAAAAACGCCAGACAGTCGCTTTGGAACAACAGTGACAATCAAGTCCTTATATCCACCAATGCCTTCGGAATGGGAATTGATAAAGACAATGTCCGTTTTGTGATTCACTATTCCCCTGCCCCGTCTTTAGAGAATTATTATCAGGAAATCGGAAGAGCGGGAAGAGATGGAAAAGACAGCTATGCATTTCTTTTGTGGAACAAACAGGAACTTCTTCATTTTGATGAAATTTTAAAAAATCAGACTCCCAACAAAGCTGAGTTTTTAAAAATCATCACCTACCTCTACTCCATTTTCCAGGTGGCAGAATATGAACTTCCGGAGAAAGTTTTCCAGTTAAATATTCAGGGGATACAAAATTTCACAAGGCTCTCCAAAGCCAAAATCAGCAATGTCCTTAATTTCCTGCACAATCAGGAAATCATTTACCATAACGACAATAAAAGCCTCTCCTCAATCGAACTTCTTTTCGATGCGGAAGAAATAGATCAGCTTCCACAGAAAGATGCTTATTTTATTGAGCTTTTGCTGCGTTCCATATCCGGGATTACTACGCATAAAGTGATGTTCAGCGAACAGCAGGTCAGTAACAAGATCGGAATCAGTGTTCCTCTAATTAAAGAGCGACTGAAAGAACTTCAGCAAAAACAATATCTGGAATATGTGGATGGTGCCCTGTCCAGTATCAAGTTTCTGAAACCGCGGGATGAGCGAACCATTAATTCGGCTTACTGGAAACTCTTTGAACATATTCAGAAAAACAAGATCCAGAAATGGGAAGAGATCAAGTTTTTTATAGAAAATAATGATTACTGTAAAATGAAACTTATCCTCGCTTATTTTGGGGAAAAGAATTCAAAAAACTGTGGCCAATGCTCCGTCTGTGAAAAGAACAAACAATCTATTTTCGGGAAAAACATCTCCCAGCAGATCATCAATTTACTGGCGAAAAAACCTTCCACCATCGAAGAACTTTCCGTACAGCTCAATTACCATTCAAAAAATAATATTCTGGAAAACCTGATCTACCTTCTGGACTCGGGCAAAATAAAAATGCTGAATTTCAGAACGTATGCACTGAATCATGAGTGA